The Caproicibacterium amylolyticum genome includes the window AGGTAAGTCACCAGCGAAATCAGCGGCGACATGGTCGAGGAAAGGAACTGTGCCCGGAATGCGTGGTGCTGCAGCCGTGCATTTACTTCCTTAAAGTTTTCGACCGCGTCTTTCTGCTTGTTGTATAATAGTATTTCATTATACCCTGTGTACAGTTCCGTAACCCTGCCGTTCAGTTCACCAACTGCGTCCTGCTGCAGGCGGAACTGCTTCTGGCTGTGCCGTACCACAAAGGCGGTAATCACCAGTGCCAGCGGAATGATCAAGCTGCCAATCAGCGCCATATAAACGTTAATGCGGAACATCATTACCAGCGCCAGCACCAGCGAAAGCACACCGGCAATAATATTCAGCAGTGTCTGCTGCAAAGCATTTGAAATGGTATCCACATCGTTGGTAATTCGGCTCAACACATCGCCATAGGGATGTGCGTCAAAGTAAGCAACCGGCAGCGTATGCAGCTTTTTCTGCAGCGCGTTCCGCAGGCTGCGCATGCTGTTCTGTGTTGCATCCGTTACGCTGACAATGGAAATTATTCCGGAAATTGTTTTTAGAATGAACACCACGGCGAGTGTTAAAATAATATGCAGCACAATGCCGTAGTGAATCTGTGCGCCAGCCTCACCCTTTGTAATCGCCATCAAGTCACTTGCCAACTGGGTAGTGATGCCACCTTCCACTGAAGGCATAATCGCAAGGCAGACGCTCTGCACGAGTATCATCAGCACCGCAAGCAAAAATGCCCACTTGCATGGTGCTATATAGGGAAGCAAAAGACGCAGTGAGCCCTTTGCTTTGTTTTGTTTTTGTTTCATAAAAGCTCCTTCATTCAGAAACAGATAACTTTAGCAAGTTTCAAGTATACTGGTAAACTGCTTTCCGCCGCTTTCTTAGAAAGCGACCGCAGTGTGGCACGCGAAACGCCAAACGAAACTTGCCGTATAGAACCACTGCCGGATTGTCAGCAGCCGCCCGCTGCCGCAGCACCCCGCAGCTCCGCTTCACTCAGCTGAGAAACCGCAATTTCATGGTACACCGGGCAGTTTTCAAGCAGCTCCCGGTGGGTGCCCGTGCCAACCACTTTGCCTTCATCCAGCACAACAATGCAGTCCGCTTCCATGATTGTGGAAACACGCTGTGCCACAATCATAACGACTGCGTCCTTCGTTTCCGCTTTCAGCGCCTGACGCAGATTCGCGTCTGTGCGGAAATCCAGTGCGGAAAAGGAATCGTCAAACACATAGATTTTTGGTCTGCGCACCACCGCACGCGCAATGGACAACCGCTGGCGCTGACCGCCGGAGGTGTTAGCGGAATTCTCCTCAATCGGCTCGTCAAAGCCCTGCGGCTTCTGCAGAATGAAATCATAAGCCTGGGCAATCTTTGCCGCATGCTCCAGTTCCTCCTGTGTTGCATCGTCTTTCCCGAAGCGGATGTTGTCCGCAATCGTCCCGTTAAATAAGAATGCTTTCTGCGGAATAAACCCAATGGCGTCCCGCAGAGAAGTCAAGCTGAATTTGCGCAGGTCGGTGCCGTTAATGCGCACCGCACCGCTGGTCACGTCATAAAAACGGGGAATCAAATTGACCAGTGTACTTTTTCCGGAACCGGTGCTGCCGACAAACGCAATCGTCTGCCCACGGCGCACCCGAAAAGAAACGTCCTCCAAAACCGGCTCGTCCCCGTCCGGATAAACAAAAGTCACATGGTCAAACGACAGTTCCTCCACAGAAGCGCCCAATTCCGCGCCGCCCTCCGGGTCGGTCACCAACGGCTGTGTTTCCAGCACCTGCTGAATTCGGTGCGCACTGACCGCTGCGCGCGGGTACATCATGAACACCGTGCAGAACAGCATAGTGGATATCATGGCGTGGAACAAATAATCCATGAATGCTGTCAGCTGGCCAATTTGCAGCTGCTGTACCCCCAGCAGCTGTGCGCCGCGCCAGTAAATCAGCGCCGACGCCACGTTCATGACCAGGAAAAAGGCAGGCTGTGTCAATGTCATGAGTTTGAACATGTTTTTGGAGTTCTGCGTGTAGCTCTCGTTTTCCTTTGAAAAGCGTCCTTCTTCATACGTATCATTATTAAACGCACGCACAACCCGAATGCCGCTCAAGTTTTCCCGCGTAATGCGGTTCATGCTGTCCTGCGACTGCTGCTGCGACTCACTGATTGGCTTGCTTGCCCGTGCCACAATGATAACGCCGATAATAATCACGGGAATGGTCGCAGCAACAATCACCGAAAGCTGCAGGGATGCACGCAGTGTCATCATGTAGCTTGCCACCAGCATGACCGGTGTCATGAGTGCCATGCGAAGCAGCATGTTCAAAAACATCTGCACCTGAAACGCATCGTTGTTGGTGCGGGTGATCATAGACGAAATTCCGAATTTGCTGAATTCCGTATGGGAAAACTGCTGTGCTTTCTCAAAAACATCATTGCGCATGTCTGCTGTAATGGAAGATGACAGCCGCGCGCAGCAGTACCCCAGCAGAATGGTACCCGCCACGCCGATGATGGAAATCACAATAATTGTCAACCACATTTTCTGGATGTAGGCGGGATTGTTGGCAACAATGCCTCCGTCAATCATCTGTGCCACCAAGGTAGGGATGCCGAGTTCGGTCAGTGCAAACCCAAACACCGACACAAAGTCCAGCAGGAACCATCCCTTATAGTTTTTTAAATACTTTAAAATAAGCCGCATAGATATCTCCTCTCTGGCTTACGCAAGAACCTATTGTAGCAGTATACCATGCCCCCACCGTGATTTGTCAAGTCTTGTTATGTTAATTTGGCGAAAAGCCTGTTTTTCCAGCGTTTTCATGTGTTTTATGCAGAATTTAAAAGAACTTTCAATTTCAAATACGAATAAAAAATAATAAATATTGACAAAACAATAATAAATGATATATACTGTGGGTGAAATCAAATACATTCTGCTGCTTTACAGAAAGGTCGGTCTATATGAAAATCATCAGCGCTCCAGATTATGTTTCTATGAGCCGCAAAGCCGCCAATCTTCTTTCGGCGCAGGTCATCCTGAAGCCGGACTGTGTTCTTGGACTTGCCACCGGTGGCACCCCAGTCGGCGTTTACCGCCAGTTAATTGACTGGTATGAAAAGGGAGATCTTGATTTTTCCAAGGTTCACACCATTAATCTGGACGAATATATCGGCCTGCCGGTTCAGCATCCGCAGAGCTACCGCTCCTTCATGAACGAAAATCTTTTTAAACATATAAACGTACCGATTGAGAACACCCATGTGCCAAACGGAACCGCACATAACATGGAAGCCGAGTGTATCCGCTACGAAAAACTGGTGGAAAGCCTCGGCGGCGTTGATATGCAGCTTTTGGGTATTGGCAACACCGGACATATCGGCTTTAACGAGCCAAATGACTGCTTTGATACCATGACGCACATTGTCACCCTCAAAGAAGTTACTATTAAGGCAAACGCACGCTTTTTCGACAGCGAAGCTGATGTGCCGCAGCAGGCCATTACCATGGGCATTCAGACCATTATGAAAGCAAAAAAAATTGTACTGGTCGCAAATGGCGAAAACAAAGCCGACATTCTGGAAAAGGCCTTGTTTGGGCCAATCCGCCCGCAGATTCCGGCTTCCATCCTGCAGCTGCACAGCGACGTTACGGTTTTTGCAGACGAAGCCGCACTGAAGGTCATCCGCGAAAAGCATATGCAAACGATTGACTGAGCAAAAAGCACTTCACGCTCTTTTCAATGCAATCTCCACAAAAAGAAGACAAGCACTGCCCCAAAAGGTGGTGCTTGTCTTTCTTTTGAACACAGGGTATACTTTCAGCGGTGATGTTTATGAAATGATACCCCAGAATTCGCAGCCTGCGGGAAGACCATGATATGACGCAGGCACAAATCGGCGCGGCTGTCAATCTGCCGCAGCGCACCTATGCTTACTATGAATCCGGCCAACGCATGATTCCGCCGCAGGTGCTCTGCGCGCTGGCTGATTATTACCACGTCAGTGTGGATTATTTGCTGGAGCGTACTGACAACCCGCAAATGAATCAATAATTACTGATTTCGCCTTTTTGCTTAAAAAAGTCTAGTAAATTCAGCTAAAAATATCCCTTTTCTTTTCTATTCTGGATTGCTATAATGAAAGCAGTTTCAGAAAAAATACAAACGGAGGATCTTGTACATGGATACCCTGCTGAATAATCAAATGCTGCACGGCGGCGACTACAATCCGGACCAGTGGCTTGACCGGCCGGACATTCTGCAAAAAGATATTGAGCTGATGAAACAGGCACACATCAACTGTGTTTCCGTCGGCATTTTTGCATGGACTGCTTTGGAGCCGGAAGAGGGGAACTACACCTTTGAGTGGCTTGGCCGCGTGATTGACTCCCTTTACGAAAACGGCATCTACACCGTCCTTGCCACTCCAAGCGGTGCGCGCCCGGCTTGGATGGCCCACAAATACCCGGAGGTGCTGCGTGTTGATGAAACCCTGCACCGCAACCACATGGGTGCCAGACACAACCATTGCTACACTTCTCCAGTCTATCGGGAAAAAGTGTGGGAAATGGACCGCCGCCTTGCTGAGGCATTTGGAAGCCATCCGGGTGTGCTGCTGTGGCACATTTCCAATGAATACAATGGTGCCTGCTACTGCCCGCTGTGCCAGGCGGAGTTCCGCACCTGGCTGAAAGAAAAGTACGGCACACTGGAAGCTTTAAACAAAGCATGGTGGGCACCGTTTTGGAGCCACACCTATACTGATTGGGAACAGATTGAAGCACCCGGCCCGCGCGGCGAAGAACTGCTGCATGGGCTGGTACTGGACTGGCGGCGTTTTGTAACCGCGCGCACCGTGGATTTCTGCAGCTGGGAAAAACAGGCCGTGCGTGCCGGCGGCTCCACCCTGCCGGTTACTACAAACCTGATGGGTTTTTATTACGATTTGGACTACACAAAATTCAAAGATGTGCTGGACATTGTTTCGTGGGACAACTACCCCGCATGGCGCACAGAAGAAAATGACGTAAAAGTTGCGGTGCATATCGCAATGACGCACGATTTGATGCGCTGCGTCAATCACAAACCCTTCCTGATGATGGAGAGTACCCCGAGCCAAGTCAACTGGCGCAGTGTAAACCGCCTGAAAGCACCCGGCCTGCATGAGCTTGCTTCCCTGCAGGCGGTGGCGCACGGCTCGAACTCGGTCCAGTATTTTCAGTGGCGGCAAAGCCGCGGCGCTTCTGAAAAATTCCATGGCGCCGTGGTTGACCACTACGGTGAAAGCGACACCCGCGTGTTCGGCGAAGTTGCGCACCTTGGCGAACGGCTGGAGGGACTTTCTGCGCTGTGCCATTCCAACGTAAAGCCGGAAGTTGCCATTCTGTTTGACCGTGAAAACGAATGGGCACTGGACGCTACATGCGGCCCGCGCAACGGTGCCATGCACTATGAGGAAACCATTGAATCCCACTACCAGGCATTCTGGCACATGGGTGTAAACGTTGATCTTGTCAATGCGGAAGATGACCTTTCCGGCTACAAACTGGTGATTGCGCCGATGCTGTACCTACACCGCGCGGGTATCGCTGAAAAACTGCGCACCTTTGTAGAAAACGGCGGCACTTTGGTTGGCACCTACTGGAGCGGGCTGGTCGATGAAAACGACCTCTGCTTTGAGGGTGCAACGCCCGGCGAGGGACTTTCCGAGGTTTACGGACTGCGCACAGAAGAAATTGACGGTTTGCGTGACGAAGACTGCAACCACATGATTTGGGACGGCAAGACCTATGAGCTGCATGAACTTTGTGAATTGGTTCGCCCTAGCAATGCACAGCCGCTTGCCAGTTACAGTGATGATTTTTATGCTGGCCACCCTGCGTTCACTGTAAACCATTTCGGACGCGGCACTGCCTACTTCCTTGCTGCCCGTGCAGAGGATGCGTTTTACAATGACTTTTACGGTCTGCTCATTGAGCAAATTGGGGTAGAACCTGCGCTAGGCAGTACTGAACTGCCTGACGGGGTAACTGCCAGCCTTCGCCTTGCAGAGGACGGCACCAAGTATATCATTGTGCAGAACTTCAATGCGAAAACGATTTGCTTCCCTCTGGATGAATCCATGACAGAATTGGAAAGCGGTGTTTCCGGCACTTCCGTTACACTGCAGCCCTACGGCGTAATGTTCCTGACAAAGTAAACTTCAAAATATAAAAGGACTCCGAAGCGAAGCGGTTTCGGAGTCCTTTTTATGTCACTGTCTGCAGATTGGTTTTATCGGAACAATCCATGCTTCCGTTTGCGGTAGCCATACTGTTTATCCGCGGCAAGTTCTTCCGTGCATTTCCACGCCACGGGTTTCTCGTCCAGATACAACGTGCCATCTTTTATCGCTGTAATTTTCTGCGGTACATTTTCCGCTGTGGCAGGCAGTTCCTGCCATACAAGGTTTCCATCCTCTTCCACGCGCTCAGCCCAAACGGTAAATACCAAGCCAGCCGCTTCGCCGTAGCAACTGCGTTCCAGCCTCACACGACCATCATAGTAGAGAATCAGACAGTCCCGAAAACGCCACGGCCCGCGGTCACGCTCATATCGGTTGCCTGCGATTTTGCTGTCCAGCAGCGCGCCGGTGCGCAGCTGCTGCAGTTCTTTTGCGTTCAGCATTCAGGTTTCCTCTTTTCTCAAATGCAGTATTTTGCCATGTAGGCATCCATCTTCGGCAGCAGTGCTTCGTATCCGCCGTGTGCAGAAAGCCATTCCCGAATGTCCCGCACGGTCACCAGCGCGTGCACCTTAATACCGAACTCCTCCTGCACTTCCATGATGGCGGTTTTACCGGGGTTCTGCCCCACTTCACAGCGATTCACAGAGATGAACATATCTTTGCAGGAAACATCGCCGCAGGCTTTGAGAATTGGCATGGTTTCGCGCACAGCTGTACCGGCGGTAATGACATCTTCAATAATAATCACACGGTCGCCGTCCTTTGGCTTGTAACCGACCAGAGAACCGCCCTCACCGTGGTCTTTGGCTTCCTTGCGATTAAAGAAATACGGCTTGTCCTCTTTGTATTCGTTGTAAAGTGCACCTGCACAGGCGGTCACCAGTGGGATGCCTTTGTAAGCCGGCCCAAACATGGCATCAAAGGAACAGCCGGTATTATGCACCAGACCGGCGTAGAACTTTCCAAGCCCGGCAATCTGCGCTCCGGTACGGTAATTTCCCGTATTGACAAAGTAAGGTGTATTGCGTCCGCTCTTTGTAATAAAATCACCAAATCGGAGCACATCTGCGGTCATCATGAATTCGATAAACTGTTTTTTTTGCTCTGTCAGCATAGCTTTCCTCCTGCATCCCGTGCATTGTGTTTTTTTTATTATACCAGTGCGGGCAAAAGCAGGCAAGAAAAATACTGCGGCAGTCAGCTTACCGCAGTATTTTTTCACACAACTTATTTTTTGACAACCGGCAGCCAAACTTCACAGTGATAATCCTTGGCAGTCAGGTCGCCCTGCGGGTAAACCTCAACGTCCGGCGCATCCGCATACGCATAACCGGAAGTGGGAAGCCATTCCGTAAAGATGCGTTTCTGCAAATCTCCCATTACGCACTCCTTTGGCCCTTCGATTGGACCGACACACTCAAAAACAGCCCACATTGCCGCCGGAATCATATATTCTTCCATCCCAACAGAAGCCGGGGCGCTGCTTGCCACCGCAATATAATAGTCCTCGCAGCAGTTTTCCGCACTGCATGTTACACCCAGCATTGCTTTCGGTTCACCGTCCATCAGCACACACAGTTTTGGAATGCCGCCCGCCTGCTCTGTCTTTTCCCAAAACGCAGGAATCTCCTGAAAATTTCCTTCCATTCCGTTTATCTTTTTATGGTACCCAACAATACGGAATGCGTCTTTCTTTACAATGCGATACTTCATTTCAGCTTCTCCTTTGATTGTAATATGGAAGCTGATGGGTGGATAGGCTTTCAAAACAATTCCCTCTTTTTTTGCCATGGACGGTGAAACACCGTGAACGCTCCGGAACGCACGGTTAAAAGCTGTGGGGGACTCGTATCCATAGCGGAAGGCAACGTCAACTACTTTGGCACCATGCTGCAGCTCTGCCGCGGCTCTGGTCATTTTTCTGCGGCGGATATACTCCGTCAGAGAAAGATTCGTCATGTAGGAAAACATCCGCTGAAAGCGGAAGGAGGAACAGCAGACCAGCTTTGCAACTTCGTCCATGCTGATTTCACTTTCCAGATGCCCCTCAATATAATTGACTGCTTTGTTCCAGCTTTCCAGCCACTCCATCTCATCACCTCTGCATCAAAGAATACCAGTTTTTCAGGAATACTTCCTCTCTTTTGCTGGCGCAAAGCAGCGAGGTATCAGTGAACCACTACTTTATCGAGAACATGGATGTGCTTGTCATACACGCGTACAATCATCCCAACAACGACCGCCGCCGCAATCGTCCCTTCGCGCACACCTTCCAGACGATGAAAGCTAATCAGTGAAATCAAAATGCCGATAGCGACCAGTGTACAGTCAAACCGCACCTTGATTTTCGGGAACGGCTTTCCGGTCACGATTGCAATCGCATTTACTGTACCCTCGCCCGCCAGCATGACCACATCTGCTTTGACCTCACAGTAGACCCCCAGCGCTGTTAAAAACAGGCTGACAATGCACCAAAAAATCTGTATGGCATAATTTGGTACCTGCAGATTCCGTACCAGATACAGCGCCGCATCTGTAAAGTAGCCAAACACAAACGCAATCGGCAGCTGCAGAAGCTGAATCGGCTGATACGCTTTCCGCAGCAGCGCAATTTGCAGCAGAATAAAGCACACATGCATGGCAATCGTGATCTCTCCCACTGACCACGGCAGCAGCAGGCTGAGTACATACGGCGGGCAGGAAATTGGCGAAGTTCCCAGCGCCGCTTTAATGGACAGTGCCACGCCAAAGGCCAAAATCAGCAGTCCTGCTGTTAAGATCAAATAACGACATATATAATTTTTTACTTTCCCGGAATCTTTCAATTTCATCTGCTCCCATAATCTTCAACTATGCTTTTTATTTTACCCCCGGCAATTTTTTCTGTCAACAAAACAACGGCGGCAGAGTCTTGCTCTGCCGCCGTTGTTTCAGTATGGCTTTTAATATAACACTTATTCCGCACACGCTGTCCTATCGCAAATTCGTATGGAAGCAATGATAACCGCAGTCAGACACGCTTACAGTGCAAAGGCTTCCTTTGTTTCTGCCAGCGCTTCATTCATGCGTGCCAGCACCGCCGCAATCTGCTCCTCGGTAATGACGGCCGGCGGCTCAAAACGAATGGTTTTGCTATTGTTCAGCGTACCGGCAGTCAAAACACCGCGGGCAAACAAGCCCTTTGCAATATTATAACCGACCTCACTCTGCACAAACTCAGCTGCCAGCATCAGTCCTTCGCCGCGAACATCCTCAATAACCGTTGGATACTTTTCTTTTAATTTCAGCAGACCGTCCTTCAGGATTTTGCCCTTACTCTTTGCCTGCCCCGGAATGTCGTTGTCAATCATGTACTTAATCGTTGCCAGCGCCGCGGAGCAGCAGACCGGGTTGCCGCCAAAGGTTGGGGAACCAAGCAGCCACGGGTTGTCAATCAGCTCTTGTGTCCACATCGGCGGGCGGCAGATGATACCGGTAATCGGCATAATTCCGCCGCCAAACGCCTTACCGAAGGTCATGATATCCGGTGTAATGTCCTCCACCTCGCAGCGCCACATGGTACCGGTCCGGCCCATACCGGTTTGAATTTCATCAAAAATCAGCGCAACACCGTATTCATCACAGATTTTGCGCAGTTCTGTCAGGTAACCCTTTGGCGGTACAATGACACCCGCTTCCCCCTGGATCGGCTCTACGATAACGGCGGCGACCTTTTCACCGACAGTCTGGAGGTTGCGGATGGCCTTACGTGCATCCTCCGCGTTTCCGTACTCCACGTGCTGCACCTGCTGCACCATTGGCGTGTACGGAATGCGGTAGGTATTTTTGCCGCCAACAGAAATGGCGCCCATGCTCTTGCCGTGGAAAGCGCCTACCATAGAGATATACCAGCGCCCGCCGGTAGCAATACGCGCAAGCTTCAGCGCCATTTCCACCGCTTCTGCGCCGCCGTTGGTAAAGAAGCACTTTTCCAAGTCGCCGGGGGTAATATCCGCCACGGCCTTGGCAAGGTAGCCGCGCAGCGGGTCCAGCAGCTCCTGCGAATGCAGTGCCTGGTGATCAAGCTGTGCCTTTACGGTTTCCAGAATTTCAGGGTTGCGGTGGCCGCAGGTGTAAATGCCAAAACCGCCCAGACAGTCAATGAATTCCTCGCCGTTGGTGCCGTCCACCACTGCGTCGTGGTCCGTCCACTCCAACACGGCGGAATTGGTGGAAACAGACTTGCGGTATTTGAGCCAGCCGGGACTGACGTACTCATCAAAGTAATGGAGCGTTTCCTTCGTCATGGTGTCAATTTCCGCTTCTGTCAGCTTCTGTGCGTGGATGTAACCCAGCACGCGCTCCAAATCTCTGCTTACTTCTGCGTAACTCATGTGAAAATCCTCCTGTTTTGTCCGGTTATTATAAAAAGAAGCGACGGGTACCGGCGCCCATCGCTTCTTTGCTTCTGGTATTATTCTATCTCTTTCTGTTTAATGCATCAATTCACTTTGTGTACCTATTTTTTACTACCAGTTTTATTTTTATAATACTTTTTAATCATGATATTATATTCATAAAGGTTATTTTACTTTATGGAATAGTAATTATGGTACAGGATAGATACAAATAATGGATAGGCTTTGCTGCACTTAGTTTTCGTACCAGCCCACTTTACCGGGGTTGAGATTCAGGTTGATCTGCTTCACTTCCTGATACTCCTCCAGTCCATGCACACCCAGTTCACGTCCGATTCCGCTGCGCTTGTAGCCACCCCACGGTGCTTCATTGAACGTGGGATTGTAGCAGTTGATCCACGTAATCCCGGCACGTATTTCCTTAATCACACGCACCGCGCGGGTCACATCACTGGTAAAGACGGCACCGGCAAGACCATACTCGGTGTCGTTTGCCATTGCAATGGCTTCTGCTTCTGTCTGAAAGGTCTGCACAGTCACCACCGGGCCAAAGATTTCTTCCCGCACAATTTTCATATCCGCTGTGCAGCCGTCAAAAATGGTAGGACGCACAAAATAGCCGTTGGCACAGTCGCCTTCTGTGTGGCGCTCCCCGCCGCAAACCAGTACAGCACCTTCCTCAATGCCGCTGCGAATGTAGCGCAGCACCTTTTCCATATCTTTTTCGGTAATCAGCGGACCTAAATCCGGGTTCATCAGGCCGTTGCCAATCGTCATGGCGTTTGCCCGT containing:
- the pyrE gene encoding orotate phosphoribosyltransferase; its protein translation is MLTEQKKQFIEFMMTADVLRFGDFITKSGRNTPYFVNTGNYRTGAQIAGLGKFYAGLVHNTGCSFDAMFGPAYKGIPLVTACAGALYNEYKEDKPYFFNRKEAKDHGEGGSLVGYKPKDGDRVIIIEDVITAGTAVRETMPILKACGDVSCKDMFISVNRCEVGQNPGKTAIMEVQEEFGIKVHALVTVRDIREWLSAHGGYEALLPKMDAYMAKYCI
- the nagB gene encoding glucosamine-6-phosphate deaminase, translating into MKIISAPDYVSMSRKAANLLSAQVILKPDCVLGLATGGTPVGVYRQLIDWYEKGDLDFSKVHTINLDEYIGLPVQHPQSYRSFMNENLFKHINVPIENTHVPNGTAHNMEAECIRYEKLVESLGGVDMQLLGIGNTGHIGFNEPNDCFDTMTHIVTLKEVTIKANARFFDSEADVPQQAITMGIQTIMKAKKIVLVANGENKADILEKALFGPIRPQIPASILQLHSDVTVFADEAALKVIREKHMQTID
- a CDS encoding AraC family transcriptional regulator translates to MEWLESWNKAVNYIEGHLESEISMDEVAKLVCCSSFRFQRMFSYMTNLSLTEYIRRRKMTRAAAELQHGAKVVDVAFRYGYESPTAFNRAFRSVHGVSPSMAKKEGIVLKAYPPISFHITIKGEAEMKYRIVKKDAFRIVGYHKKINGMEGNFQEIPAFWEKTEQAGGIPKLCVLMDGEPKAMLGVTCSAENCCEDYYIAVASSAPASVGMEEYMIPAAMWAVFECVGPIEGPKECVMGDLQKRIFTEWLPTSGYAYADAPDVEVYPQGDLTAKDYHCEVWLPVVKK
- a CDS encoding helix-turn-helix transcriptional regulator → MREDHDMTQAQIGAAVNLPQRTYAYYESGQRMIPPQVLCALADYYHVSVDYLLERTDNPQMNQ
- a CDS encoding beta-galactosidase — translated: MDTLLNNQMLHGGDYNPDQWLDRPDILQKDIELMKQAHINCVSVGIFAWTALEPEEGNYTFEWLGRVIDSLYENGIYTVLATPSGARPAWMAHKYPEVLRVDETLHRNHMGARHNHCYTSPVYREKVWEMDRRLAEAFGSHPGVLLWHISNEYNGACYCPLCQAEFRTWLKEKYGTLEALNKAWWAPFWSHTYTDWEQIEAPGPRGEELLHGLVLDWRRFVTARTVDFCSWEKQAVRAGGSTLPVTTNLMGFYYDLDYTKFKDVLDIVSWDNYPAWRTEENDVKVAVHIAMTHDLMRCVNHKPFLMMESTPSQVNWRSVNRLKAPGLHELASLQAVAHGSNSVQYFQWRQSRGASEKFHGAVVDHYGESDTRVFGEVAHLGERLEGLSALCHSNVKPEVAILFDRENEWALDATCGPRNGAMHYEETIESHYQAFWHMGVNVDLVNAEDDLSGYKLVIAPMLYLHRAGIAEKLRTFVENGGTLVGTYWSGLVDENDLCFEGATPGEGLSEVYGLRTEEIDGLRDEDCNHMIWDGKTYELHELCELVRPSNAQPLASYSDDFYAGHPAFTVNHFGRGTAYFLAARAEDAFYNDFYGLLIEQIGVEPALGSTELPDGVTASLRLAEDGTKYIIVQNFNAKTICFPLDESMTELESGVSGTSVTLQPYGVMFLTK
- a CDS encoding ABC transporter ATP-binding protein, with the translated sequence MRLILKYLKNYKGWFLLDFVSVFGFALTELGIPTLVAQMIDGGIVANNPAYIQKMWLTIIVISIIGVAGTILLGYCCARLSSSITADMRNDVFEKAQQFSHTEFSKFGISSMITRTNNDAFQVQMFLNMLLRMALMTPVMLVASYMMTLRASLQLSVIVAATIPVIIIGVIIVARASKPISESQQQSQDSMNRITRENLSGIRVVRAFNNDTYEEGRFSKENESYTQNSKNMFKLMTLTQPAFFLVMNVASALIYWRGAQLLGVQQLQIGQLTAFMDYLFHAMISTMLFCTVFMMYPRAAVSAHRIQQVLETQPLVTDPEGGAELGASVEELSFDHVTFVYPDGDEPVLEDVSFRVRRGQTIAFVGSTGSGKSTLVNLIPRFYDVTSGAVRINGTDLRKFSLTSLRDAIGFIPQKAFLFNGTIADNIRFGKDDATQEELEHAAKIAQAYDFILQKPQGFDEPIEENSANTSGGQRQRLSIARAVVRRPKIYVFDDSFSALDFRTDANLRQALKAETKDAVVMIVAQRVSTIMEADCIVVLDEGKVVGTGTHRELLENCPVYHEIAVSQLSEAELRGAAAAGGC
- a CDS encoding putrescine aminotransferase, coding for MIPEAKKRWAPVPVASFYNNRTKQEDFHMSYAEVSRDLERVLGYIHAQKLTEAEIDTMTKETLHYFDEYVSPGWLKYRKSVSTNSAVLEWTDHDAVVDGTNGEEFIDCLGGFGIYTCGHRNPEILETVKAQLDHQALHSQELLDPLRGYLAKAVADITPGDLEKCFFTNGGAEAVEMALKLARIATGGRWYISMVGAFHGKSMGAISVGGKNTYRIPYTPMVQQVQHVEYGNAEDARKAIRNLQTVGEKVAAVIVEPIQGEAGVIVPPKGYLTELRKICDEYGVALIFDEIQTGMGRTGTMWRCEVEDITPDIMTFGKAFGGGIMPITGIICRPPMWTQELIDNPWLLGSPTFGGNPVCCSAALATIKYMIDNDIPGQAKSKGKILKDGLLKLKEKYPTVIEDVRGEGLMLAAEFVQSEVGYNIAKGLFARGVLTAGTLNNSKTIRFEPPAVITEEQIAAVLARMNEALAETKEAFAL
- a CDS encoding YczE/YyaS/YitT family protein; translated protein: MKLKDSGKVKNYICRYLILTAGLLILAFGVALSIKAALGTSPISCPPYVLSLLLPWSVGEITIAMHVCFILLQIALLRKAYQPIQLLQLPIAFVFGYFTDAALYLVRNLQVPNYAIQIFWCIVSLFLTALGVYCEVKADVVMLAGEGTVNAIAIVTGKPFPKIKVRFDCTLVAIGILISLISFHRLEGVREGTIAAAVVVGMIVRVYDKHIHVLDKVVVH